A single window of Salvelinus namaycush isolate Seneca chromosome 11, SaNama_1.0, whole genome shotgun sequence DNA harbors:
- the LOC120055609 gene encoding midnolin-like isoform X1, with protein sequence MDHHQPGTRSFIPRAALVYASVSTEPFMRLSISSTTGSRFELSVHRGETVEVLRRRLSQKLRVPKERFVLLHKETRLSTGKLHDLGIVDGSKLTLVPTIEAGLLSAQPSRREQTIMQALESLTETQVSDFLSGRSPLTLALRVGDHMMFVHLQLAPQSAAGQQQSHLITQRAGRAGVEQVHAAKCGSTRFPYPSPAHLSSNTPASPAPFSPHTPSSTSHATYLSPSPSAPLRSTNPTCFSPGPQSPTPATTYPEGDCSVAGTPTSNKTAAGEPGAVIESFVSHAPGVFSGTFSGTLPPAGQDSTSTGVKSSRRGINTIVQILNDLLSATRHYQGAPLSLSQLLCRPPSTPSSSTPSTPTSPFPTPSPLTPDLVSTATSGPLTDHISQEQSHSCKPTAGLCSSQSEEENQSLRCKLERLQMLMHQRRLRRRARRDTRTSHPYPPHRQPWSPGRDKANASRHSNGSLSSSEGSSLDDLELQWKPELPSDLVMA encoded by the exons ATGGACCATCATCAACCCGGTACACGTAGCTTCATTCCCCGTGCGGCTCTAGTCTACGCGTCGGTATCTACTGAACCATTCATGCGCTTGTCCATCAGCTCGACCACAGGCAGCCGCTTCGAGCTCTCTGTCCATCGGGGAGAGACGGTGGAGGTGCTGAGGAGACGACTTTCCCAAAAGCTCAGAGTACCGAAAGAAAGATTCGTCTTGCTGCATAAGGAAAC GCGGTTGAGTACAGGGAAACTCCATGACCTGGGCATAGTTGATGGGAGTAAGCTGACACTGGTCCCAACTATTGAAGCAGGCTTGTTATCA GCCCAACCATCCAGAAGAGAGCAGACCATCATGCAGGCTTTGGAGAGTTTAACTGAAACTCAG GTGAGTGACTTCCTGTCTGGCCGTTCACCCCTGACCCTTGCCCTCAGGGTCGGTGATCACATGATGTTCGTCCATCTCCAACTGGCCCCCCAGAGTGCCGCTGGGCAGCAGCAGAGTCACCTCATCACCCAGCGAGCAGGCAGAGCTGGGGTTGAACAGGTGCATGCTGCGAAATGTGGGTCCACCAGGTTCCCTTACCCCAGCCCAGCCCACCTCTCCTCCAACACCCCAGCCTCCCCTGCCCCTTTCTCCCCTCATACCCCCTCCTCAACCTCTCACGCcacctacctctctccctcacctaGTGCCCCCCTCCGCTCCACCAACCCCACCTGCTTCAGCCCTGGACCCCAGAGCCCAACCCCTGCCACCACCTACCCAGAG GGTGACTGCAGTGTGGCTGGTACTCCCACCTCTAATAAAACAGCTGCCGGGGAACCAGGTGCTGTCATAGAGAGCTTTGTGAGCCATGCCCCAGGAGTCTTCTCAGGGACCTTTTCAGGCACTCTGCCCCCAGCTGGGCAGGACAGCACCAGTACCGGTGTCAAGTCATCCAGACGAGGCATCAACACCATCGTCCAGATCCTCAACGACCTTCTCAGTGCCACTCGCCACTACCAGGGGGCTCCACTGTCCCTCTCCCAGCTCCTCTGCCGCCCTCCCAGCACCCCATCCAGCAGCACTCCGAGTACCCCAACCTCGCCCTTCCCGACGCCCTCACCTCTCACCCCTGACCTTGTCAGCACTGCTACCTCAGGACCACTTACAGACCACATCAGCCAGGAACAAAGTCACTCATGTAAACCTACTG cAGGCCTGTGTTCGAGTCAATCTGAGGAAGAGAACCAGTCGTTGCGTTGTAAACTGGAGCGCCTTCAGATGTTGATGCACCAGAGACGCCTGCGCAGGCGGGCTCGCAGGGACACACGCACCTCACACCCCTACCCTCCTCACCGTCAACCCTGGTCGCCCGGACGAGACAAAGCCAACGCCAGCCGCCATAGCAACGGCAGCCTGtccagcagtgagggctcttcccTGGACGACCTGGAGTTGCAATGGAAACCGGAGCTACCCTCCGACCTTGTGATGGCATAA
- the LOC120055609 gene encoding midnolin-like isoform X2 yields MDHHQPGTRSFIPRAALVYASVSTEPFMRLSISSTTGSRFELSVHRGETVEVLRRRLSQKLRVPKERFVLLHKETRLSTGKLHDLGIVDGSKLTLVPTIEAGLLSAQPSRREQTIMQALESLTETQVSDFLSGRSPLTLALRVGDHMMFVHLQLAPQSAAGQQQSHLITQRAGRAGVEQVHAAKCGSTRFPYPSPAHLSSNTPASPAPFSPHTPSSTSHATYLSPSPSAPLRSTNPTCFSPGPQSPTPATTYPEGDCSVAGTPTSNKTAAGEPGAVIESFVSHAPGVFSGTFSGTLPPAGQDSTSTGVKSSRRGINTIVQILNDLLSATRHYQGAPLSLSQLLCRPPSTPSSSTPSTPTSPFPTPSPLTPDLVSTATSGPLTDHISQEQSHSCKPTGLCSSQSEEENQSLRCKLERLQMLMHQRRLRRRARRDTRTSHPYPPHRQPWSPGRDKANASRHSNGSLSSSEGSSLDDLELQWKPELPSDLVMA; encoded by the exons ATGGACCATCATCAACCCGGTACACGTAGCTTCATTCCCCGTGCGGCTCTAGTCTACGCGTCGGTATCTACTGAACCATTCATGCGCTTGTCCATCAGCTCGACCACAGGCAGCCGCTTCGAGCTCTCTGTCCATCGGGGAGAGACGGTGGAGGTGCTGAGGAGACGACTTTCCCAAAAGCTCAGAGTACCGAAAGAAAGATTCGTCTTGCTGCATAAGGAAAC GCGGTTGAGTACAGGGAAACTCCATGACCTGGGCATAGTTGATGGGAGTAAGCTGACACTGGTCCCAACTATTGAAGCAGGCTTGTTATCA GCCCAACCATCCAGAAGAGAGCAGACCATCATGCAGGCTTTGGAGAGTTTAACTGAAACTCAG GTGAGTGACTTCCTGTCTGGCCGTTCACCCCTGACCCTTGCCCTCAGGGTCGGTGATCACATGATGTTCGTCCATCTCCAACTGGCCCCCCAGAGTGCCGCTGGGCAGCAGCAGAGTCACCTCATCACCCAGCGAGCAGGCAGAGCTGGGGTTGAACAGGTGCATGCTGCGAAATGTGGGTCCACCAGGTTCCCTTACCCCAGCCCAGCCCACCTCTCCTCCAACACCCCAGCCTCCCCTGCCCCTTTCTCCCCTCATACCCCCTCCTCAACCTCTCACGCcacctacctctctccctcacctaGTGCCCCCCTCCGCTCCACCAACCCCACCTGCTTCAGCCCTGGACCCCAGAGCCCAACCCCTGCCACCACCTACCCAGAG GGTGACTGCAGTGTGGCTGGTACTCCCACCTCTAATAAAACAGCTGCCGGGGAACCAGGTGCTGTCATAGAGAGCTTTGTGAGCCATGCCCCAGGAGTCTTCTCAGGGACCTTTTCAGGCACTCTGCCCCCAGCTGGGCAGGACAGCACCAGTACCGGTGTCAAGTCATCCAGACGAGGCATCAACACCATCGTCCAGATCCTCAACGACCTTCTCAGTGCCACTCGCCACTACCAGGGGGCTCCACTGTCCCTCTCCCAGCTCCTCTGCCGCCCTCCCAGCACCCCATCCAGCAGCACTCCGAGTACCCCAACCTCGCCCTTCCCGACGCCCTCACCTCTCACCCCTGACCTTGTCAGCACTGCTACCTCAGGACCACTTACAGACCACATCAGCCAGGAACAAAGTCACTCATGTAAACCTACTG GCCTGTGTTCGAGTCAATCTGAGGAAGAGAACCAGTCGTTGCGTTGTAAACTGGAGCGCCTTCAGATGTTGATGCACCAGAGACGCCTGCGCAGGCGGGCTCGCAGGGACACACGCACCTCACACCCCTACCCTCCTCACCGTCAACCCTGGTCGCCCGGACGAGACAAAGCCAACGCCAGCCGCCATAGCAACGGCAGCCTGtccagcagtgagggctcttcccTGGACGACCTGGAGTTGCAATGGAAACCGGAGCTACCCTCCGACCTTGTGATGGCATAA